In Zalophus californianus isolate mZalCal1 chromosome 4, mZalCal1.pri.v2, whole genome shotgun sequence, the following proteins share a genomic window:
- the ST3GAL1 gene encoding CMP-N-acetylneuraminate-beta-galactosamide-alpha-2,3-sialyltransferase 1 isoform X1 — protein sequence MVTMRKRTLKVLTLLVLFIFLTSFFLNYSHTMVTTTWFPRQMVVELSENFKKFIKYPHRPCTCARCISQQRVSAWFDERFNRSMQPLLTVQNAFLEKDTYRWWLRLQREKQPSNLNDTIRELFQVVPGKVDPLLGKRSVGCRRCAVVGNSGNLRESWYGPQIDRHDFVLRMNKAPTAGFEMDVGSKTTHHLVYPESFRELAENVSMVLVPFKTTDLEWVVSATTTGTISHTYVPVPAKIKVKKNKILIYHPAFIKYVFDSWLQGHGRYPSTGILSIIFSLHICDEVDLYGFGADSKGNWHHYWENNPSAGAFRKTGVHDGDFESNVTATLASINKIRIFKGR from the exons ATGGTGACCATGCGAAAGCGGACTCTCAAAGTGCTCACCCTCCTTGTGCTCTTCATCTTCCTCACCTCCTTCTTCCTGAACTACTCCCACACCATGGTGACCACCACCTGGTTTCCCAGGCAGATGGTCGTCGAGCTCTCGGAGAACTTCAAAAAGTTCATTAAATACCCGCACAGGCCTTGCACCTGCGCCCGCTGCATCAGCCAGCAGAGGGTGTCGGCCTGGTTCGACGAGAGGTTCAACCGGTCCATGCAGCCACTGCTGACCGTGCAGAACGCGTTCTTGGAGAAGGACACATACAGGTGGTGGCTG AGGCTCCAGCGGGAGAAGCAACCCAGTAACCTGAACGATACCATCAGGGAGCTGTTCCAGGTGGTGCCCGGGAAGGTGGACCCCCTGCTGGGGAAGAGGTCGGTGGGCTGCCGGCGCTGTGCCGTGGTGGGCAACTCCGGCAACCTGAGGGAGTCCTGGTACGGGCCTCAAATCGACAGACATGACTTCGTGCTGAG GATGAACAAGGCCCCCACGGCAGGCTTTGAGATGGACGTCGGGAGCAAGACCACGCACCATCTGGTGTACCCCGAGAGCTTCAGGGAGCTGGCGGAGAACGTCAGCATGGTCCTGGTCCCTTTCAAGACCACCGACCTGGAGTGGGTGGTCAGTGCCACCACCACGGGCACCATCTCTCA CACCTATGTCCCTGTCCCCGCAAAGATCAAAGTGAAAAAGAATAAG ATCCTCATCTACCACCCGGCCTTCATCAAGTACGTCTTCGACAGCTGGCTGCAGGGCCACGGGCGGTACCCATCCACAGGCATCCTTTCCATCATCTTCTCGCTACACATCTGCGATGAG gTGGACTTGTATGGCTTCGGGGCAGACAGTAAGGGGAACTGGCATCACTATTGGGAGAACAACCCATCGGCGGGGGCTTTTCGCAAGACCGGGGTGCACGATGGAGACTTTGAGTCCAACGTGACGGCCACCTTGGCGTCCATCAATAAAATCCGGATATTTAAGGGGAGATGA
- the ST3GAL1 gene encoding CMP-N-acetylneuraminate-beta-galactosamide-alpha-2,3-sialyltransferase 1 isoform X2, which produces MVTMRKRTLKVLTLLVLFIFLTSFFLNYSHTMVTTTWFPRQMVVELSENFKKFIKYPHRPCTCARCISQQRVSAWFDERFNRSMQPLLTVQNAFLEKDTYRWWLRLQREKQPSNLNDTIRELFQVVPGKVDPLLGKRSVGCRRCAVVGNSGNLRESWYGPQIDRHDFVLRMNKAPTAGFEMDVGSKTTHHLVYPESFRELAENVSMVLVPFKTTDLEWVVSATTTGTISQMPPPPDFLLECTRPTGPRPPPSLWLLLVPCLPKLLTPRKFPPSSSS; this is translated from the exons ATGGTGACCATGCGAAAGCGGACTCTCAAAGTGCTCACCCTCCTTGTGCTCTTCATCTTCCTCACCTCCTTCTTCCTGAACTACTCCCACACCATGGTGACCACCACCTGGTTTCCCAGGCAGATGGTCGTCGAGCTCTCGGAGAACTTCAAAAAGTTCATTAAATACCCGCACAGGCCTTGCACCTGCGCCCGCTGCATCAGCCAGCAGAGGGTGTCGGCCTGGTTCGACGAGAGGTTCAACCGGTCCATGCAGCCACTGCTGACCGTGCAGAACGCGTTCTTGGAGAAGGACACATACAGGTGGTGGCTG AGGCTCCAGCGGGAGAAGCAACCCAGTAACCTGAACGATACCATCAGGGAGCTGTTCCAGGTGGTGCCCGGGAAGGTGGACCCCCTGCTGGGGAAGAGGTCGGTGGGCTGCCGGCGCTGTGCCGTGGTGGGCAACTCCGGCAACCTGAGGGAGTCCTGGTACGGGCCTCAAATCGACAGACATGACTTCGTGCTGAG GATGAACAAGGCCCCCACGGCAGGCTTTGAGATGGACGTCGGGAGCAAGACCACGCACCATCTGGTGTACCCCGAGAGCTTCAGGGAGCTGGCGGAGAACGTCAGCATGGTCCTGGTCCCTTTCAAGACCACCGACCTGGAGTGGGTGGTCAGTGCCACCACCACGGGCACCATCTCTCA AATGCCCCCCCCGCCAGACTTCCTTCTGGAATGCACCAGGCCCACgggccccaggcccccacccaGCCTGTGGCTCCTTCTGGTCCCTTGCCTCCCTAAACTGCTAACACCCCGCAagttccctccttcctcctcctcatga